A stretch of the Nicotiana tabacum cultivar K326 chromosome 6, ASM71507v2, whole genome shotgun sequence genome encodes the following:
- the LOC142181981 gene encoding uncharacterized protein LOC142181981: protein MAIGDADTTNTTTVEIQSTIDVSSSFYIHPCNSPGLVLVPVPFDGLGYRSWRRGVLRSLCLKNKLGFITRECVKPNSNSSSFRQWERCDDMVTSWILNSLAKEIADSVKYVNTSFELWR from the coding sequence ATGGCAATAGGTGATGCAGACACTACGAACACGACAACAGTAGAAATTCAATCGACGATCGATGTGAGTAGTTCATTTTACATTCATCCTTGTAATAGCCCTGGGTTAGTTTTGGTTCCAGTCCCTTTCGATGGACTAGGATATCGTTCATGGAGGAGAGGTGTATTGAGATCTCTCTGTCTTAAAAACAAATTAGGCTTCATCACTAGAGAATGTGTGAAACCTAATTCGAATTCGTCGAGTTTTAGGCAATGGGAGAGGTGTGATGACATGGTAACCTCATGGATtttgaattcacttgcaaaagAAATTGCAGATAGTGTGAAGTATGTGAACACTTCATTTGAGCTATGGAGATAA
- the LOC107789289 gene encoding WRKY transcription factor 55-like isoform X1 — MDETTATILYGCKLAKELEANLPNWANQPHLTLNKTEEIVAVFNNVKERLSYHHHHQQALEFFHAAEMLGERPATAAFAVHGLPLAQESDQVGVSDSSRGGGSSSSSSQRQRRRCRPGDTDTRTVRVAAPRMGNLELPPEDGYTWRKYGQKEILGSRFPRAYYRCTHQKLYNCPAKKQVQRLDNDPYVFEVTYRSQHTCYMSATAPTVPPPSVEEITHQTTTILPPPLPLPPPTSASLRAHWLSMDIKPQRDQGTSTIPFHIQRDFGHSTGGSLASICNVESRDGGAGPSGGRYGREVDYQLPVVDMADAMFNYSGSSSNNSMDIIFSSIDDKWDSAEKKE, encoded by the exons ATGGACGAGACAACTGCTACAATTCTTTATGGGTGTAAATTAGCTAAAGAGCTTGAAGCCAACTTGCCAAACTGGGCAAATCAACCCCATCTCACTTTAAATAAAACCGAAGAGATCGTTGCGGTTTTTAATAATGTAAAGGAAAGATTGAgctatcatcatcatcatcagcagGCACTAGAATTTTTCCATGCAGCAGAGATGCTGGGTGAGAGGCCGGCGACGGCAGCATTTGCCGTGCATGGGCTGCCGCTGGCGCAGGAAAGCGATCAAGTGGGTGTATCTGATTCGAGTAGAGGAGgtggttcttcttcttcctcttctcaaAGGCAACGAAGAAG GTGCAGACCGGGTGATACAGACACAAGAACAGTGAGGGTGGCTGCTCCTAGAATGGGAAATCTTGAACTTCCACCTGAGGATGGTTATACTTGGAGAAAATATGGTCAGAAAGAGATCCTTGGTTCTAGGTTCCCAAG GGCTTATTATAGATGCACCCACCAAAAGCTATACAATTGTCCAGCCAAAAAGCAAGTCCAGCGCCTTGACAATGATCCTTACGTATTTGAAGTAACATACAGATCTCAACACACTTGCTATATGTCCGCCACAGCTCCCACCGTGCCTCCTCCGTCAGTGGAAGAGATAACTCATCAAACCACCACAATCCTTCCACCACCTCTGCCGTTGCCGCCACCAACTTCAGCCTCCTTAAGAGCGCATTGGCTCTCCATGGATATTAAGCCACAAAGAGATCAAGGCACAAGCACTATTCCATTTCACATACAAAG GGATTTTGGGCACAGTACTGGTGGTTCACTAGCTAGTATATGCAATGTGGAGAGCAGAGACGGCGGCGCGGGGCCCTCCGGTGGTAGATATGGGAGGGAAGTTGACTATCAGTTGCCGGTGGTGGATATGGCTGACGCCATGTTTAATTATTCTGGGAGTAGCAGCAATAATAGTATGGACATCATCTTCTCTTCCATTGATGACAAATGGGACTCGGCAGAAAAGAAAGAATAG
- the LOC107789289 gene encoding WRKY transcription factor 55-like isoform X2 → MDETTATILYGCKLAKELEANLPNWANQPHLTLNKTEEIVAVFNNVKERLSYHHHHQQALEFFHAAEMLGERPATAAFAVHGLPLAQESDQVGVSDSSRGGGSSSSSSQRQRRRPGDTDTRTVRVAAPRMGNLELPPEDGYTWRKYGQKEILGSRFPRAYYRCTHQKLYNCPAKKQVQRLDNDPYVFEVTYRSQHTCYMSATAPTVPPPSVEEITHQTTTILPPPLPLPPPTSASLRAHWLSMDIKPQRDQGTSTIPFHIQRDFGHSTGGSLASICNVESRDGGAGPSGGRYGREVDYQLPVVDMADAMFNYSGSSSNNSMDIIFSSIDDKWDSAEKKE, encoded by the exons ATGGACGAGACAACTGCTACAATTCTTTATGGGTGTAAATTAGCTAAAGAGCTTGAAGCCAACTTGCCAAACTGGGCAAATCAACCCCATCTCACTTTAAATAAAACCGAAGAGATCGTTGCGGTTTTTAATAATGTAAAGGAAAGATTGAgctatcatcatcatcatcagcagGCACTAGAATTTTTCCATGCAGCAGAGATGCTGGGTGAGAGGCCGGCGACGGCAGCATTTGCCGTGCATGGGCTGCCGCTGGCGCAGGAAAGCGATCAAGTGGGTGTATCTGATTCGAGTAGAGGAGgtggttcttcttcttcctcttctcaaAGGCAACGAAGAAG ACCGGGTGATACAGACACAAGAACAGTGAGGGTGGCTGCTCCTAGAATGGGAAATCTTGAACTTCCACCTGAGGATGGTTATACTTGGAGAAAATATGGTCAGAAAGAGATCCTTGGTTCTAGGTTCCCAAG GGCTTATTATAGATGCACCCACCAAAAGCTATACAATTGTCCAGCCAAAAAGCAAGTCCAGCGCCTTGACAATGATCCTTACGTATTTGAAGTAACATACAGATCTCAACACACTTGCTATATGTCCGCCACAGCTCCCACCGTGCCTCCTCCGTCAGTGGAAGAGATAACTCATCAAACCACCACAATCCTTCCACCACCTCTGCCGTTGCCGCCACCAACTTCAGCCTCCTTAAGAGCGCATTGGCTCTCCATGGATATTAAGCCACAAAGAGATCAAGGCACAAGCACTATTCCATTTCACATACAAAG GGATTTTGGGCACAGTACTGGTGGTTCACTAGCTAGTATATGCAATGTGGAGAGCAGAGACGGCGGCGCGGGGCCCTCCGGTGGTAGATATGGGAGGGAAGTTGACTATCAGTTGCCGGTGGTGGATATGGCTGACGCCATGTTTAATTATTCTGGGAGTAGCAGCAATAATAGTATGGACATCATCTTCTCTTCCATTGATGACAAATGGGACTCGGCAGAAAAGAAAGAATAG